Within Larus michahellis chromosome 22, bLarMic1.1, whole genome shotgun sequence, the genomic segment cacggcacggcacggaaCGGGCACGTTGGGCATGACATGGACCGGGCACGGCGCGGGCACGGCACGGCCTGGCAGGAGTGCCCGGTTCCCAAAACCGgggcgcaccccccccccccccaaaaaaaaaaccacccctcaCCAGCTTGATCTCGCCGTTGCCCACGATGAGGCTGAACTCGCTCAGGTCCTTCATCAGCCCGTTGAGCACCTCGGCCGCCCGCTTGCGctgctgcccccccagctcccgcaCCCGCTGCAGCTCCGTCTCCAGAGACAGCGTCGTCGCCTGcgggcacggcatggcacagcctggcacctcccccccccccgcaacccccccccacccccacccccggcacccctcacccccggcaccccctgtCCTGCCACCTCCTACCCCAGCACCGCAGCACCCCTTCCGACATCCCCCTGGCGCCCCCTGTCCtggcacccccggcaccccccaccccagcaccccctgccctggcacccccccagcaccccccccagcaccccaagatCCCACCCGCTCCACCCATGGGGTGCCGCTCTTGCTCCCCCCGGGAGCACCCTGTTTCGCATCCCAGTTTAAGGGGAGAGTCTCCCAGTTTGGGgtctggttttggggggggtggtgttccCTCTTTGGGGTCCAGTCCGAGAGGGGGGTGTCCCCTCTTTGGGGTCTGCTTTGGGGTTTAGGGGGTTCCCAGGTCTGAGGCTCCTGTTTTGGGGGATCCCTGGCCCAGAGGATCCCAGTTTGGGTTTGGGAGTCCCAGTTTGGACCTGGGGGGCTTGGCTCTGGGTGTTGCTGGTTCAGGGACTGGGGGGTCCCAGTTTGGGTCTGGTTTGGACCTGGGGGTCCCAACTGGCAGATCCCAGTGTGGTCCCGGGGCCCCGGTGCGGGCGTCCCAGTTTGGAGGGGCCCTGGCTCTGGGGGGCCCAGTCGGGGTGCTGACGGGGGTCCTGGTCTGGGTGTCATTTGCCCATGGAGGTTCCCAGTGGGATCCCAGTGGGACATTGAGGGTCACCGGTAGGTTTCCCAGTGGGGTTCCCAGTTGAGGGGGGTTTGGGGATCCCAGTGGGGGTCTCAGTAGGGATCCTGTTTGGGGCAGCAACTGGGGCTCCCAGTAGGGATCCCAGTTGGGTGCCCATGGGGGCTCCCAGTAAGGTCCCAGTGGGGTTCCCAGTTAGGTCCCAGTGGGGTTCCCAGTTGAGGAGACAGTTTGGGGCTCCCAGTGGGGTCTAGTGGGGAGCCCAGTAGAGATCCCAGGTGGGCTGGCAACTGGGGCTCCCAGTAAGGCCCCAGTGGGGTTCCCAGTTGAGAAGCCCATTTGGGGATCCCAGTGGAGGTTCCCAGTAGGGATCCCAGTTGGTTGCCCACGGGGGTCCCCAGTAGGGTTGTAGTGGGGCTCCCAGTTGAGGAGACAGTTTGGGGCTCCCAGTGGGGTCTAGCGTGGCTCCCAGTAGGGATCCCAGTTGGTTGCCCACAGGGGTCCCCAATAGGGTTGTAGTGGGGCTCCCAGTTGAGGAGACAGTTTGGGGCTCCCAGTAAGACCCCAGTGGGGTTCCCAGTTGAGAAGCCCATTTGGGGATCCCGGTGGAGGTTCCCAGTAGGGATCCCAGTTGGTTGCCCACGGGGGTCCCCAGTAGGGTTGTAGTGGGGCTCCCAGTTGAAGAGTCACTTTGGGGCTCCCAGTGGGGTCTAGCGTGGCTCCCAGTGCCCACTGCGTTTCCCACTGGGGTCCCATTGGGAATCCCGGTTGGGTGCCTGCCAGGGGTCCCAgccgggggtgccggggcggTCACCTCGGTGCGGGCCAGCTCGTCGGCCAGGCGGCGGTTGTGGCGGCCGGTGTCCTCGGCCTCCTGCGCCTTGCGGTCGTAGCTGCGGGCCAGTTCCTCCAGCGCCGCCAGCACCTCCGCCACCTCGGCACGCGCCGCCCCGTGCTCGGCACGAAGCGCCGCCAACTCCCGCCgtgccgcctccccgccgccccgcgctgccgccAGCacctggggggccggggggggggggcaaggggtcaggatggggggcccggaggggtccccaaggggtcaGGGTGGAGGGGTCCAGATGGGTCCCaaggggacaggatggaggggtcTGGGGTGTCCCAAGGGGTCAAGGTGGGGGGTCCAGAGGGGTCCCAAAGGGGTCAGGGTGGGGGTGTCCAGGGGGGTCCCAAAGAGATGAGGGTGGGGGTGTCCAGGGGGATCCCAAGGGGTCAGGATGGGAGGCCCAGAGGGGTCCCAAAGGGGCCAGGGTGGGGGgatccaggggggtcccaaggggtcaAGGTGGGGGGCCCAGAGGGGTCCCAGGGCATGAGGGTGGGGGGATCCAAGGGGGTCCCAAAGGGATCAGGGTGGGGGGATCCAGGGGTGTCCCAAgggtccaggggggtcccaaAGGGGTCAGGGTGGGGGGCCCAGAGGGTTTCCAAAGGGGTCAGGATGGGGTGGTCCAGGGCGGTCCCGGGGGGTCAGGgttgggggtccaggggggtcccaaAGGGATCGGGGTGGGGGgatccaggggggtcccaagggtccaggggggtcccaaggcgTCAGGATGGGGGGCTCAGAGGTGTCCCAAAGGGGTCAGGGTGGAGGGGTCCAAGGGGGTCCCAAAGGGGTCAGGGTGGGGGGCCCAGAGGGGTTCAGGGGGTCGGGTCccaagggggtctgggggtcaaGGTGAGGGTCCCAGAGCAGTCGGGGTCCTCGAGGGGACCCGGGGGGCTCAAGGTGGTGGGGTCCAAGGAGGGTCCAGGGGTTCAGAGTGAGGGTCCCAGGGGTCACAGGGGAGCGTCCCAGAGAGGTTCCAACAGGGGCACgttggggggtcccaggggtcagactgggggggtcccaggggctcAGGGTGGAGGGGTCCAAGTGACCAGGGTGGGGATCCcagaggggtcccagggggtccggTTGGGGGCCCAGAGGGGTCAGTCCAGGGTCTCAGCAGGGTGAGGTTATGGGGTCAGTCAGAGACGGGGGGCcataggggctggggggtgcaggggggcccTCACCTCCTCCTGGTCCAGCATCTGCTGCTTGAGCTTCTCCATGATTTGGCTTTGCTGGTTGATCTCGTCGTCCTGGGGGGAGGACGGGAGGGTCCGCACCCGCtggccccgtggggctgggggcggtggggggggtctcggggggtcCTGAGGGCTGCCAGGAGGTCCTGAgtgccctggggtgctggggggactggggggactgggagatcCTGGGAGTCCTGAGGTCCTGGGGGACGCTGGGGGGACCGGGGGGTCTCAGGAGTCCTGGGGCCCTGGGGttgctggggggactggggggtcccaggagacgctggggggactggggggtcccgggggtcctgGGGTCCTGGGgtcctgagggtgctggggggactggggggtccCGAGTGTCCTGGggcactgggggtgctggggggtctcAGGAGTCCTGGGGGacgctggggggactgggggggtcccaggggtcctgggggacgctggggggactgggggggtcctggggatgctggggggactggagggactggggggtcccaggagacACTGGGGGGACTGTGGGGTCCCAGGAGTCCTGGGGGacgctggggggactggggggtcctgggagtcctgggggtcctgggggtgctgggggaacTGAGGAGTCCCAGGAGacgctggggggactgggggggtcccgagtgtcctggggtgctgggggtgctgggggttcTCAGGAGTCCTGGGGTCCTGGGAGACGCTGGGGGGACCGGGGGGTTTCCCGGGAGTCTTGgtgtgctgggggtgctgggggattctggggggactgggggggtcccgAGTGTCCtggggccctgggggtgctggggggactggggggtcccaggagacgctggggggactgggggggtcccgggagtCTTGGtgtgctgggggtcctgggggatgctggggggactgggaggtcCCCAAGGCTCCTGGGGAGCTttaggggtcctggggggggtctcagtgGGTCTAGAGGGGTctttgggggtccccaagggtccggggtgggggggggcggtccccACCTTGTCATCCAGCTGCTTGTAGAGCTTGCGGATCTCCTCCTCGTATTTGCGACGCTCCTCATCCGAGATGTGGATGACGATGGAGGAGCTGTTGTCGTTGAGGGGGGTGTCGCCGGGGGGGCCCGTCCCCGGCCCCTCGCCCGGTCCGGCCTCCGCTTCGGCCCCGCTGAGCTGCTCCGTTTCGGGCACGGCCTCCCCTGCGGACccggcctcagtttccccacccggTGCCGGGCTTGGGGGGTTTTGCGGGGGGGATGGGGTGTCGtgtagcgtgtgtgtgtgtgtgtcccccaacaaggggtgtcgtgtccccccccctcaccgcTACGCCAGCGGCTCAGCTCGGCCTCCAGCTTGGAGATGGTCTCCTTCAGCGCCTtgttcttctccttctccttctcgtACTTCTTCTTCCACTGCTCCGCCGTCAGCTCCAGGTTCACCGACGCCGTGTTCTTGATGGTCTTGGCCCTCCACGGAGGAAggtggcgcggggggggggggcacccctcAACTGGgagccccccacacacacacaccttgctCCCCCTTTCCAGGCAGGCAGcaccccccaggaacccccctcTGAGATGCCCACCACAGCGACCCCCACCTTCCCCCCGCTTCCCACCTGGgtctggggacaccccccctccgcccccccatgcagcccccgcctccccatgggacatcctggggggggggggtgtcacagcggcctggctgggggcaggggggggcgcggggggggggctgtgacGGTCCACGGGTGCTGTTGGGGTGCAGCTGGGGGGCGATGGGTGCCGTTGGGGCGCGTGGGCTGCTGTCGGAGCACAACTGGGGCCCaacgggtgctggggggggggggggggggcagtgggggcgcggggggggcgtaGGGTGCAGTTGGGGTGCTGTTGGGACACAAATGGGTGCATGGGGTGAAGTTGGGGCGCCGTTGGGGTGCAGGTGGGACACAAATGAGTGCATGGGGTGAAGTCAGGGTGCTGTTGGGGTGCTGTTGGGACACAAACGGGTGCGTAGAGTGAAGTTGGGGTGCTCTTGGGGTGCTCTTGGGGTGCAGATGGGACACAATGGGTGCGTGGAGTGAAGTTAGGGTGCTCTTGGGACACATTGGGTGCATGGGGTGAAGTTGGGGTGCTCTCGGGTACAGTTGGGACACAAAGGGTGCGTAGAGTGAAGTTGGGCTGCTCTTAGGGTGCTGTTGGGGTGCAGTCGGGACACAAATGGGTGCGTGGGGTGAAGTTGGGGTGCTCTTGGGGTGCAGATGGGACACAAATGGGTGCATGGGGTGAAGTTAGGGTGCTGTTGGGGTGCAGTTGGGACATGACAGGTGTGTGGGGTGAAGTTGGGGTGCTCTTGGGGTGCAGTTGGGGCACAAATGGGTGCATGGGGTGCAGTTGGGGTGTGCTTGGGGTGCAGTTGGGGCGTGATGGGTGCGTAGGGTGCAGTTGGGGTGCTCTTGGGGTGCAGTTGGGCTGCGATGGGTACATGGGGTGCAACGGGTTGTGAGGTGCTGTTGCACTGAATTTGGGGTGCAAACGGTACATAGGGTGCAGTTGGGGTGCAGTTGGGGTGTTCTTGGGGTGCAGCTGGGACACAATGGGTGCATGGGGTGCAGCTGGGGTGCTGTTGGGTACAATTGGGACACGAAGGGTGCGTAGAGTGAAGTTGGGGTGCTCTTAGGGTGTTCTTGGGGTGCTGTTGGGACACAATGGGTGCATTGAGTGAAGATAGGGTGCTGTTGGGGTGCAGCTGGGACACAATGCGTGCGTGGGGTGAAGTTGGGGTGCTGTTGGGTACAGTTGGGACACAATGGGTGCATGGGGTGCAGTTGGGGTGCAGTTGGGACACAATGGGTGCATGGGGTGAAGTTGGGGTGTTCTCGGGGTGCAGTTGGGACACAACGGGTGCATGGGTTGCTCTTGGGGTGCTCTTGGGGTGCAGTTGGGACACAATGGGTGCATGGAGTGAAGTTGGGGTCTTCCTGGGGTGCAGCTGGGACACAACGGGTGCATGTGGTGAAGCTGGGGTGCTGTTGGGGTGCAGTTGGGACACAATGGGTGCGTGGGGTGAAGTTGGGGTGCTCTTAGGGTGCAGTTGGGACATGACAGGTGCATGGGGTGAAGTTGGGGTGCAGCTGGGACACAATGGGTGCATGGGGTGAAGTTGGGGTGCTCTTGGGGTGCAGTTGGGACACAATGGGTGCATGGGGTGAAGTTAGGGTGCTCTCGGTGTGCTCTTGGGGTGCAGTTGGGACATGACAGGTGCGTGGGGTGAAGTTGGGGTGCTGTTGGGTGCAGCTGGGACACAAATGGGTGCATGGGGTGCCGTTGGGGTGTTGTTGGGGTGCTGAGGGGCGCAGGGGCACCCCAAggccccctgtccccctgccctaCCTCTGCCCGAACATGAGGGTGGACTTGGTCTCGGCGTCGTTGTAGCTGGAGGGGGAGCAGCAGATGAACATGGTGGTGCGGCAGTTCCCCCCCAGCGAGTCCTGCAGGATCCGCGTCATCTTGCTGTCCCGGTAGGGCACATAGGCCTTCtgcggggtggagggggggggacacaggggttcAGCAGGGTGTCCCCCCTGCCTCCACCTGGGGCCAGCAGGCAGGTGGGGGGTCAGGGGGGACCGGCGAGCTCTCACCGTGCCCTCGGCCAGGGCCGAGATGACATTGCCCAGTGCCGACAGCGACTTGTTGATGTTCTTGGCCTCGTCCAGCacggccccctcagcccccgtCTTGCTGACCTGTGGGGCCGGGCAGCTCTGAGACCCCCATGgggccacccccaccccagagacccccacccaggGGTACCCCCAGCCCAGGAatcccccccaagacccccaaaCCCAAGGATGCCACCAGAGATTAGACCCCCAGAGATCCCCAATCCGGAGACCCTTCACCCAaagccccccaccccagcctgaAGACCCCTAACCCCAATGTCCCACAGCCCCCAGatccccccaagccccccaccctcccaatGTCCCACGGACCACCCCCGAGGCCCCCACCCATCCAATGTCCCCCTTGGGGACATCCTCCACCCAACTTCCCCCAGAGACCCCCTCGCGATCCCACGTACCCCAGCCCAGGGACACCCAAAGACCCCCGCCCCAGACATCCCCCCCCGGCCCAAGGAACGCCCCCCACAGGGTCCCTCAGCACCGGGGTCCCCCCGACCTTCTCGCTCCCGGCCAGGTCGACCAGGTAGAGCTTCCCGCTGAGCTTCTGCTCCGTCTCCACGTTCTCCTGCTTGATGTTGATGAGGAAGATGCTGTGGCTGCGGGAGCTGTGTTCGTTCATGTCTGCGGGCACGGGGAGAGGCTGCAGgcacccccccccggggtcccccgcACCCCCGCGGGACCCCCACAGCACCCCTTGGTGCCCCGAAGACCCCACGGTGCCCCAGGGATCCCCCCCTGCACTCCAGGGACCCCAGTGATTCCCCAGGGACTCCGTGGTAGCCCAATGACCTCtacagcaccccagggacccccatggcaccccaacgactcctgcagcaccccagggtccctacagcaccccagggacccccatggcaccccaacgactcctgcagcaccccagggtccctacagcaccccagggacccccatggcaccccaacgactcctgcagcaccccagggtCCCTACAGCACCCCAGGGATCCCCACAACGCCCCAAGGACATCACGACGCTGCAGAGACCCCCACAGTGCCCCAACGATCCCtacagcaccccagggacccccatggtgACCCAATAACCtctgcagcaccccagggaccctACAGCACCCCAGGGATCCCCACAATACCCCCAGGGATCCCCATGGCACCCCAACAACTCCTACAGCACCCCAGGGACCTCCACAATGCTCCAAGGACCCCACGACGCTGTAGGGACCCCCAAGGTGCCCcaggtcccccccagcaccccagggacccccatgaTGCCCCAATGACCCCTAGAGCACCCCAGGGACCCTACgacaccccagggaccccatgatgccccagggacccccgtgGTGCCCCAATGACACCtacagcaccccagggaccccatgatgccccagggacccccgtgGTGCCCCAATGACACCtacagcaccccagggacccccatggtgccccagggaccccatgacgccccagggacccccgtggtgccccagggacacctacagcaccccagggacccccacggTGCCCCAGAACCCCCCAAcatccagggacccccccagtaggctgcacagcagggagcagcaccccatagcccccccccctCATTCTGCCCCCCGCCATCGCCTGGTgtgtcccccccttgtccccagggtgctcactGGTGACAGCCACGTGTCGGTTGGATTTCCCTTCGTCGATCACATCCAGGATCTCCTCGGGGCTGGAGACGAAGCGCTCGGTGCAGCCCTGGGGATGTTCCGGGGGAGGGGGGTAaggccccagccccccccctcccccccccaccttccggGGATGCCCTTTGGGGGCTCCCACCCAAGGGACCCTCCGAGCCGCTCCTCACCTTGACGTAGGGAACCCGGTTCTTGTCCTCGTGCACCGATAGGTTGGTCTTGGTCactggtggcgggggggggacacggggtgaggTGGCTGCAGGGGGTGGTGACCCCCCCAACATGCCCCAGGAGCCCCCGGTGccatccagtgcctcccagtgctccccgtcCGGGGCTCCACAACACCCTTCCACCGACTCCCAGTGCTGCCCAGTCCCCATCCGGTGCCTCCCATTGCTCCCCAGTACCCTGCCACcgactcccagtgctcccagtccccgtCTGGTGCCTCCCATTGCTTCCCAGTACCCTGCCACcgactcccagtgctcccagtccccagCCGGTgcctcccggtgtcccccccgtaccctgccaccagctcccagtgctccccagtccccGTCCGGTgcctcccggtgcccccccgtACCCTTCCACcgactcccagtgctcccagtccccgtCCGGTgcctcccggtgcccccccgtACCCTTCCACcgactcccagtgctccccagtccccGTCCAGTGCCTCTCGATGCCCCCCCGTACCCTTCCACcgactcccagtgctccccagtccccAACCAGAGCCTCCCGGTGCTCCCCAGTGCCTCCAAACTCCTCAGTGTCCCCAGTGCATCCCAATACCCACCCAGtatctcccagtgtcccccccccccgccccaactcACTGTCCAGCAGGTCCCGGATCTTGTCCAGATAAATTTCAAAGTAAGAAACCTGGTAGGAGGGAattgggggtgtcaggggggcGTGGGTGGGGGGGGCATGTGTGTGTCAGGACCCcacctcccagtcctcccagtgctcccagtgcccaccTTGATGTGGAACTCGAGGTTCTCGTCCATGGAGTAGATGTGGTTGAAGATGTCCTGGGCGATGCGCGGGATGATGCCCATCTGCTGGGGGTCGTGCAGTTTGCCCTGGGGGGGGcggaaggggggaaggggggaaggtgAGGGGGTGCTGAACACCCAGGGGGGTGCCAGGGCCCAGGGGGTGCTGAGCCCACCCCCctgaagcccccccccccaccaccaccacctcaccTCCATTGTGTGGGTCTTGCCCGACGACGTCTGCCCGTAGGCGAAGATGGTGCCGTTGTACCCGGCCAGCACGTCTGTGGGGACGGGCGAGGGTGGGCAGATGCCCCCTCGGGGCCCCTCAGGAACCCCCCCCGGGACCTTCAGGGACCTCatagc encodes:
- the LOC141733892 gene encoding kinesin heavy chain-like isoform X2, whose protein sequence is MQIVKDVLAGYNGTIFAYGQTSSGKTHTMEGKLHDPQQMGIIPRIAQDIFNHIYSMDENLEFHIKVSYFEIYLDKIRDLLDMTKTNLSVHEDKNRVPYVKGCTERFVSSPEEILDVIDEGKSNRHVAVTNMNEHSSRSHSIFLINIKQENVETEQKLSGKLYLVDLAGSEKVSKTGAEGAVLDEAKNINKSLSALGNVISALAEGTKAYVPYRDSKMTRILQDSLGGNCRTTMFICCSPSSYNDAETKSTLMFGQRAKTIKNTASVNLELTAEQWKKKYEKEKEKNKALKETISKLEAELSRWRSGEAVPETEQLSGAEAEAGPGEGPGTGPPGDTPLNDNSSSIVIHISDEERRKYEEEIRKLYKQLDDKDDEINQQSQIMEKLKQQMLDQEEVLAAARGGGEAARRELAALRAEHGAARAEVAEVLAALEELARSYDRKAQEAEDTGRHNRRLADELARTEATTLSLETELQRVRELGGQQRKRAAEVLNGLMKDLSEFSLIVGNGEIKLPVEVSGAIEEEFTVARLYISKIKSEVKSVVKRCRQLENLQVECHRKMEVTGRELSSCQLLISQVRWARGRTLGLPPSGTFLERCH
- the LOC141733892 gene encoding kinesin heavy chain-like isoform X1, with the protein product MAEPSTECSIKVLCRFRPLNQAEILRGDKFLPVFQGDDSVVVGGKPYVFDRVFPPNTTQEQVYHACAMQIVKDVLAGYNGTIFAYGQTSSGKTHTMEGKLHDPQQMGIIPRIAQDIFNHIYSMDENLEFHIKVSYFEIYLDKIRDLLDMTKTNLSVHEDKNRVPYVKGCTERFVSSPEEILDVIDEGKSNRHVAVTNMNEHSSRSHSIFLINIKQENVETEQKLSGKLYLVDLAGSEKVSKTGAEGAVLDEAKNINKSLSALGNVISALAEGTKAYVPYRDSKMTRILQDSLGGNCRTTMFICCSPSSYNDAETKSTLMFGQRAKTIKNTASVNLELTAEQWKKKYEKEKEKNKALKETISKLEAELSRWRSGEAVPETEQLSGAEAEAGPGEGPGTGPPGDTPLNDNSSSIVIHISDEERRKYEEEIRKLYKQLDDKDDEINQQSQIMEKLKQQMLDQEEVLAAARGGGEAARRELAALRAEHGAARAEVAEVLAALEELARSYDRKAQEAEDTGRHNRRLADELARTEATTLSLETELQRVRELGGQQRKRAAEVLNGLMKDLSEFSLIVGNGEIKLPVEVSGAIEEEFTVARLYISKIKSEVKSVVKRCRQLENLQVECHRKMEVTGRELSSCQLLISQVRWARGRTLGLPPSGTFLERCH